The following coding sequences lie in one Rhinoraja longicauda isolate Sanriku21f unplaced genomic scaffold, sRhiLon1.1 Scf000360, whole genome shotgun sequence genomic window:
- the LOC144590859 gene encoding putative G-protein coupled receptor 139: MGAEYFKVEKILYVIIAVIGVPVNLVAVVILSRGKCGLSTCTTRYLVAMAAADLQVIVTEVILYQINYHYFPVCFLNITPVCIVLRVLSRIAVNCSVWFTVTFTFDRFVAICCQKLKTKYCTGKTAAAVLATTGVLFCLKNGPLYFTYGPRTIIDNVPWFCYPKPSYFTDPGWVAFDWLDIALTPFLPFAVILLLNALTVRHILVASRVRKRLRGQSKGENSSDPEMESRRRSVVLLLTLSGSFILLWLTNVAEFIYYQATGIGTGGNEAEMTFAHVGYLLRNFSCCTNTFIYAATQSKFREQVIGAVKYAFASVLRFITHQ, encoded by the exons ATGGGAGCAGAGTATTTCAAAGTGGAGAAAATATTGTACGTGATCATCGCCGtcattggagtccctg TGAATTTGGTGGCGgtggtgatcctgtcccggggtaagtgcggcctctccacctgcaccactcgctacctggtggccatggcagcggcggatctacAAGTGATTGTCACTGAGGTAATTTTGTATCAGATCAATTACCATTATTTCCCGGTGTGCTTCCTGAACATTACTCCTGTCTGCATCGTACTCCGAGTCCTGTCTCGCATCGCTGTTAACTGTtccgtctggttcaccgtcactttcacctttgatcggtttgtcgccatttgttgccagaagctgaaaacaaaatattgcaccgggaaaactgcggctgcggttctcgcaacaaccgGCGTTCTGTTCTGCCTGAAGAACGGTCCACTTTACTTCACTTATGGCCCCAGGACGATCATCgacaatgtaccgtggttctgttATCCGAAGCCAAGTTACtttactgaccccgggtgggtggcatttgactggctcgacatcgctttaactccgttcctccccttcgctgtaatcctgctgctcaacgctctgacagtccggcacattttagtggccagcagGGTCCgtaagaggctgaggggtcagagtaaAGGGGAGAacagcagtgacccggagatggagagcaggaggaggtctgtggttttactcttgaCACTATCCGGCAGCTTCATTCTCCTGTGGCTAACCAATGTCGCGGAATTCATCTATTATCAGGCCACAGGGATAGGAACGGGAGGAAATGAAGCTGAAATGACTTTCGCCCATGTCGGATATTTGCTAAGGAACTtcagctgctgcacgaacacattCATTTACGCTGCCACCCAGTCGAAGTTTAGAGAGCAGGTAATAGGCGCCGTGAAATATGCGTTCGCCTCAGTGCTTCGATTCATTACTCACCAATGA